The following proteins are co-located in the Spea bombifrons isolate aSpeBom1 chromosome 3, aSpeBom1.2.pri, whole genome shotgun sequence genome:
- the CEBPZOS gene encoding protein CEBPZOS: MEPVARKIFRGVLLLEVVGVVGAYGLFHKMNGSQDFRCTMKRRFPSILEVYYKSNEWAGIYGIREQDAETWAAKGN, translated from the exons ATGGAGCCTGTTGCTAGGAAGATCTTCAGGGGAGTTTTACTGCTGGAAGTAGTTGGTGTGGTCGGTGCTTATGGCCTCTTTCATAAAATGAACGGGAGTCAAG ATTTTAGGTGTACCATGAAAAGAAGATTTCCATCTATTTTAGAAG TATACTATAAATCCAATGAATGGGCAGGAATTTATGGCATCCGTGAACAAGATGCAGAAACATGGGCTGCAAAAGGAAACTG A
- the LOC128484310 gene encoding interferon-induced, double-stranded RNA-activated protein kinase-like: MGDHIDYKGLLINLCIKNKMTYEYREVLATGPSHDPRFTFHVLVNDEKLGEGQDKTKKAAANLAAKMAISVIQNRGQLITTLPQASQETPQSNPSSNAQNTSNAESPSSVIDDAKENAAQASPETPQSNPCSNVQNTSNAGTPPSVDAKENALETNYVGKFNELCQKKKWMHNSFLVERRGQPHIPEFFCRAVIGDKRFPEATGRSKQDAKKNAAFLALKELKREHPTDTEIPDVEEMNEIESASGNSFVSSSFPVTSPDLQCVQKGSSPASSGSEQSLPVTGRTTPIAPSRTQRRIELAPTFMNIAVERSTLTQDETLLRDFDDLTVLGEGGFGTVFKARKKLDEKYYVVKKVMFCGKKSVQEVKVLARLEHPNIVRYYHSWTGMDVSSSTNSSSSSASSDRAPGCKQECLFIQMELCENGTLKSWIERREKIHRNKSLAIFEQIVDGVEYIHSSKLIHRDLKPDNIFFATEHKIKIGDFGLVTYVTGEEERQALLRTHCTGTRSYMAPEQYEDAYENEVDIYSLGLILIELFIKFSTYHEKEKEWPKFRNAEFPQEFAQQFHYEESIIKLMLSKDPKKRPKALELKTYFGPNSLLSSKTR; the protein is encoded by the exons GTTTACATTTCATGTGCTGGTGAATGATGAAAAACTTGGGGAAGGACAAGACAAAACTAAGAAGGCAGCAGCAAACCTTGCAGCTAAAATGGCTATTAGTGTTATACAAAATCGAGGACAACTAATTACAACTTTG CCACAGGCCTCCCAAGAAACCCCACAATCAAACCCCTCTTCAAATGCACAAAATACAAG TAATGCAGAATCACCTTCATCAGTTATAGATGATGCTAAGGAAAATGCG GCACAGGCCTCCCCAGAAACCCCACAATCAAACCCCTgttcaaatgtacaaaatacaaG TAATGCAGGGACACCTCCATCAGTTGATGCTAAGGAAAATGCG CTTGAAACAAACTACGTCGGGAAATTCAATGAACTgtgccagaaaaaaaagtggATGCATAACAGCTTTTTGGTTGAAAGAAGGGGGCAACCACACATTCCTGA ATTTTTCTGTAGAGCGGTAATTGGTGATAAAAGGTTTCCTGAAGCGACAGGAAGAAGTAAACAGGACGCCAAAAAGAATGCAGCTTTTTTGGCACTAAAAGAGCTAAAAAGGGAGCATCCAACTGATACTGAG ATTCCAGATGTAGAAGAAATGAATGAGATAGAATCTGCATCTGGGAATTCCTTTGTATCCAGCAG CTTTCCTGTTACCAGTCCAGATCTGCAGTGTGTGCAAAAAGGATCTTCACCAGCATCATCTGGTTCTGAG CAATCACTTCCTGTAACTGGAAGGACCACTCCAATTGCTCCATCCAGAACACaaag AAGAATAGAGTTAGCACCAACTTTCATGAACATAGCGGTAGAAAGGAGCACGCTGACTCAGGATGAAAC aCTGTTACGGGACTTTGATGATCTAACCGTACTTGGCGAAGGTGGATTTGGAACCGTTTTTAAAGCAAGGAAAAAACTGGATGAAAAGTACTATGTTGtaaaaaaagttatgttttgtGGCAA aaaGTCAGTGCAAGAGGTCAAAGTTTTAGCTCGCCTGGAACATCCAAACATTGTTCGGTATTACCATTCCTGGACTGGAATGGATGTCTCTAGTTCTACTAACAGTTCCTCTAGTTCTGCGAGCAG TGACAGAGCACCTGGGTGTAAACAAGAGTGTCTTTTTATACAAATGGAGCTATGTGAAAATGGAACGTTAAAATCATGGATTGAAAGACGGGAGAAGATTCACAGGAACAAAAGTCTTGCCATATTTGAGCAAATTGTTGACGGAGTTGAGTACATTCATTCTTCAAAGCTCATTCACCGGGACCTAAAG CccgataatatattttttgctacagaacacaaaataaaaataggtgATTTTGGCCTGGTGACTTATGTGACCGGAGAGGAGGAGAGGCAAGCACTGCTCCGTACTCATTGCACTGGAACGCGTTCTTACATGGCCCCGGAACAG TATGAAGATGCTTATGAAAATGAAGTGGACATCTACTCATTGGGATTGATACTAATAGAACTTTTTATCAAATTTAGTACATACCATGAGAAAGAAAAG GAGTGGCCAAAGTTCCGCAATGCTGAATTTCCCCAAGAGTTTGCACAACAATTCCACTATGAG GAATCTATCATCAAGTTAATGCTGTCCAAGGATCCTAAAAAGAGACCCAAAGCCTTGGAACTAAAGACATATTTTGGGCCAAATTCCCTTTTGAGTTCAAAAACAAGATAA